TGATTggctttttattacttaaagttcttttatatttttagaaatttcgaaaatttatttttaagctcttcgcctggggtgattgcaTTTAAATAAGCATAACAAGGACATCTAGTTTTCtcggataaataaaaaaattttaattatctactaaattattttaaatatcatacaTTTTATGTTAGTTCTTTTCGCTGTTAATTAGTATTTTTcggaataattctattttaaagtCATAAAAGTTCAAAGAtaaacgaaattttgaaaaatttgtaggtTGTGTTAGCTTCTTTTTAACCCGAAATTagccttttcaaacaaaaataatgatcaaGATTccttatttttaacaatgttaagGTATTATCATTAGCTTGTATCGTTTCATGTTTTTAAACcgaaatcattatattttaagggttaatttttttacaaatttaggtTACGTTCttattttacatcgaaaatttatatttaaataaaaaattataattcgaagCTGAGTTAGAATCTTCTCATAATTTTGGATTAGATTagtgtttttgaccaaaaataagtacttttttttaactcGATTATTATAAAGATTCACAGCTTTGAACAATTTCaggtaattttagtttttaacacacaaaaattcgtcttatccaaaaaatacacaaaaattgttaaaatttgtgaatttgtcACTTATATTTCgaacaagattttcaattttgacaCTGTTTTAAATAAGCTCTCAGCGGGTATAAAAATCAAGGATgacctagagacgtctttgggacatccatAAGACGTcatttataacatgtcttttggacatcctagggatgctcttaagacgtctaatgtcagtacgaaagatgtctcgagaacgtccatgtctttgcGACGTATacaggtcatctttaggacattggacgtcttagaaaCGTTAATTATGCTGACATAGGACGTTCTTGGGCATTTCAtagttttgtgtccactgggctATATCAACATTTCTCGCAAGGaagaagttattttaaagaaaaatcattagacataaaaagttcataattttgcgatatttttaagttttgtttttgtaattggtaatttttatgaatttttttttaatttaaattttttaaacaattttcgataATGTTAGTGTTTTGCacacaaaaattggtattttacaGGAAAACTCACTATAGTTCGAACAAGCTTTGCAATTGTTGCGTCTATATTAACATTTCTCGCGATAAAACAGTTATCTTTAACAAAAAGCATTAAATTGAACAggttcataactttttttaatcaattttaggttatgtttttgttttgcatcgaaaattcgtattttgaaacaaaaattaatgtaatttaaacaagatttagaatattcaaaacaACAATAGATTATGTTAGTGCTTTTCATTTGAAacgaatattttcaataaaaaaattagatttcaagaaAGATTCGGTTATAAAATGggttactttaaacaaaaattcttatattttgaagaaaatataatatgatataatagtAATTTCaacaggtttaaaaaattttgagacatAGTACAGGCATGTGGTCGGAAAAATACGACGAAGTTGGTAAATTTTGGGACAGTGATTTTTATTCTCTTAAGTACTTTATTTGAGGGTACATAATATAGGGTTAGGTTCTGTGAACTGGATTTTGTCCCGGAACAcggaaatttttttgggaaaaggtGCAAATTATCACATTCCATTGAATTGGTGCTTTTCTGTGCATTTAAGAGGTAAACGTGttcgtaaaaaaattgaagtagatAAAATTGTGcgtaaaaaagaagttttttttatcaaaaaagcttttaaaaaaaacccgattttttcagttttttgccAAACATCACAGGTCTTTTTTTGTTTCTCTATAGCTCGGATCCGCATGaccagatttaaaaatgttcaacataTTAATTAAACTAGACTGAAAtacctgtaattaaaaaaagaaaaagattgccCTAACTATAATAGATCGCGAGTTAGCACCCGCCGAATGTGATCCATTTCGAACTGAATTTGCAGGTAAATGCCCCTACTACCAATAGGCCTATTTTTTGGCCTTTTTTCACAGAAATTCCGAAAGTCGTGTTGGTACGGTGAAAAAGACCAAAAAATATGCACATTTGGAAGGTCATTACTCGTGACCTATTGGGAGTAGGAACATTTTCTTTCCTTTATCTTACGCAGAATTAGGGCCTCCTGCATTTATTCTCTAGGAATATTCTTCTGTAACAACCTCGAAACGAGAAATTTATAAAAGACTGAACTCTGggcatttatttttacatttaggtCGAAATAAGTTACCTTCGGTAGTTGCTAACTTGCTATCTATTATAGTTAGggcaatctttttcttttttttaattacatgtatTTCGGTCTACTTTAAGTAAtatgtagaacatttttaaatctggtAATAAGGATCCGAACTatagagaaacaaaaaaaacatgtaatgtttggtaaaaaatggaaaaatggggATTTTTTGAAAGGCTGTAACTCCGAGACTATTGGTGATAGAacgatgttttttttattttcaggcagAGTTTTATCTACTTTACTTTTGTAACAACACTTTTACCTCTCAAAAGTACAAAAAAGCACCAGTTTAAtagaatgtgatattttgcaccatttctctaaaaaatttccgTGTTCCGGGACAAAATCCTGTTTATAGAACCCTGACCCCGTATGATGCATCCCCAAATGAAttagttaagagaagaaaaattacTGCCCCTGCAATTACCACCTAAAAGTACTAGATGACTGGActaacatttcaaatgattccaaacaaatatatttgattaaagtataccaaaaatcatttaaactattattattattattatttcttattctcgaaaaaaaatcgagatagaaaattcctgaaatataaaaatcccaaattGGAAATTCCCTAACaacaaaattcccgaacagtttttaatattacttaattaaaaaattcacgaattataaaatttccgacaggttcaaatcttaccgaatttgagaattttcgtataaatttcgggtcagaaaatgattaaattatagaTTATCCGAAACTGCTAAATCcccaaatctaaaaaataatttttttaaatcaacactATATacattcaacatttaaaaaaaatttttaatcaaactattttgttgttgtattgACAATGAATAAATGTGATTGATTACAAAAGAAGTGAATTGCTTACATATCATAATTTTCTTGTGTCTCATTTATGAAATGATTAGAActgattgcaattttttcaaggtattaaggccatgtgacgaaagggtcacgtgaccaaacctggtcttcaatttttctttcccaacttacgtctaaacgaattgaggtatcgctttgaaagtttgggaaatgaaagaggagataataaagtccatgtctctgctttgtttcggtggaaattttgagacaaaatttttttaaagaaaataacagtggaagttttctttcccaacttacgtccacacggaatgagatatcgcgttaaaagtttggcacgataaatagaaggcatgcaagaatcttTCTCTGGtcttaaataaatagaatagtgaaaaaagtttttttttataactattttggagagatatcgaccgtgctgtcgtcaaaccctgcaagcaatttgcaatgttgcgaatgggctagttatgaggtttaaattaaccaaagtggggcaaaacaacaaaaatcgctcacgaacattatgcacaaataattcaaaaactaatgtttgcacttgaaatgtaaataaacatgTTTTGTCTGACATATGTATCAgcctggtatcagctgtgtcaaagcagcactagcgcagcgagtagacaacttcgaacttctaggggtctgtaggtaaaGCAGATTACATGATTACCGTTAGAgaaagctaaaagtcaaacttctgctgtaaaacctaaatgtatccgtcgataaacattatttgcataaataacttttttctccctccaactctttgcaagaccacaaacgatcctttaatatttattaacatttcccgaaaaaaattccgcgttatttaaacttttatttttcaatatgggtgaaaaaatattgatcttagagctgacttgatcagctgttatactcatcacatggccttaaagattattttaaggaattttatggaGTTTCAGAGAAATTTATAAGGTTTCATGGGCTTTTAGacgattttaatacattttaagaaattttgaacggTTCCAAAAGATTTCTGGAGTGCTCTCTTTGGTATCCCCAGTACAGCCATGCTAAGAATATATCTGCTCTCTTTCCtctctttcagaaatattttacaatgtgGTCTTCTCAAACCTCATAATGATTCCTCACGAAAAAGTTCCAAGTTAATCCATTAAAGTTTCACTCCTACCgtgcgccccccccccccgcccacaCTCATTTTTTTTGCGCCTTCTATTATGCAAATTGTTTCCCATACATAACAAGTTACTTTTACCAATAAATAGATCTTTAGataatttgattaaacaattaattattttttatagcaattttctcatagaataaagttagaaagtcgtgttttttttttaatttttcaactaggtTTTGACTTTTCACTTAGATTGTTAGAGCGAGACAATTCAATTAAacttaacaataacaaaaatagtttaaaccattattaatattttcaacaatattatattagaataatactagaaagttgcgGGTTTCCCCTGAAAATgtccacttttcaataaaaaaaagtaataatttaaatgaactaacataatcgtttaaacaattttagctcaatttaaaccaattttaaaaggcttgaaaaatttttataggTGCAATAGAAAGGTGCAATTTCAGTGCAATAGAGCTAAGTACTTAAAAGGTGGATATATTCAATAGTCGCGTGCTATGATAGCATGTTGAAtagcttaacttttttttaaactctttatgAAGCATTcttttattgttataattattatttttccttaCCACTGGTATCGATTACTGATCCACCAGCCTCTCTGATCATAAGTACCCCTGCTGCTACATCCCAAGGATATAAATTATCGGAATGATAAGCCTCAGCTGCACCCATTGCCACATAACATAAAGTTAAAGCTGCAGATCCTAGTGTCCTGATTCCATGAGCAATTGATACGAAAGCTTCAAGCCTACCAAGAATGGTATCTCTCATATTCTCTATGGTTGCATACGAAGCCTCAATACAAATGAGAGATTGTGTAAGatctagaattttaataaaaatgcattctttatatcaacatatttttcatatgtcattaaaaaaagttttcttaccTATCATTAGAAATTTCATTGACAGAATTAAGCTAAAAACACTTGAGGATTGAGAGTTGTATACGATTGAATCGATCcgagttaaaataaattttttaatttagggcaTTGAtggtaaaataatttcaaattagagcttgaaatgaaaaaattgtgaattgaaTTATTCAGTTAGCTTGATCGGCTCTTTCCTTTCTCTCCATATTGTCCCTTTGTTACcttcatttttctaataataaccACAGGGGGCCActtgaattaaacgaaaaaaaacttgTAGGCTATTTGCCGGTTTTcaaggtcaaaaattaaactttttcaggtTGATTTTCAAGCgtttatgataataattattattaaatactaattgttttgttatacacatttttacaataattaaaaaattgtagaactcCAGGGTAAACTTTTCCAGTTTAATTTTAGGcatttagaataataatattattcaatactaattccttttttatataaattttgaaaacaattaagcAATTTTAGAACTCCAAGATAAAATACAATGCAGATTACtgtaaaaaggatttttttaccataataataaaatttcaagttaagttaacattttttacataaaaagtcgtattttttagaaaaatttttactttaaaatccaaaaaggtgcagcttcaacaaaaaagttaatttttaaccaagaaagataaatttttgactcaatatttgaattaaaatatttaaaaaataataataaaatcaaaccaaaaaattcatttttaattaaacagtaaaagaaaacaaaaaagattcaacttttattaaaacagttacatcttgaaccaaatagttaaatttttaaatcaaaaagatcaatcttttagaagacagttgaatttctaacaaaaaaagattacttttctacgcaaagatgtatttttaatccgAATGGATGAATTGtctatccaaaaagaccaatacttgtctaaacatttcattttttaactaaaaaagatgaattcaggatcaaaaatataattggagatatttcaatgaaaaaaacaatttttttcaactaaaaaagacgattttttaaatcgaaagattaattttttacaaaaatacaaatgtaCAGAAAAACAGTTGAGTCttcgaattttttacctaaaaagatgaattttcaaccaaacagtatatttttcaacaacaaaaaattattatccaaacagttccattttcaattaaatagtctaatttctaaatagtttttttttttaaataaaataattgaatctcaaaaatataatctaattatttacaaaatagttgaatttttttttaaataatttttttctgaaaaaagatcttctcctttcgctTCGCTGGGAACCGAATCACAGAATTTCCGAtttctcagaaaaatttaatttacaaattttttagtttcatctAGTCTGGTAAGACGTTAAGAAAATCTGTTCTTCTCTGGTGATAATGCAGATCGCttgaatcagttgaattttttacttgaaaaaattcattctcaacaaaaaatgcattaattgatatatcaaccaaagaagataaaatatCTATCTATGGAGgtgaaatttaaagccaaaaagacaaattttcaattaaaaaaaccgatttttcaaccaaaactgaaaaaattaaatataaagtgaacaaaaattattttcagctaacagatgaattttcagtccaaaacaAGTAATGTTTACAGACAATAAGTCGATttatctataaaacagttgaattaaaaaagaatttttagccaaattataaaatttttaaccaaaagagatgaatgctGAACCAAAGATTCAATAGGGgacttttctatgaaaaataattcactttcagccaaaaaagatgattttggtactaaaagatgaattttctgtccaaaaaatacaaaacttaataaaacagttgaattttggaagaaaagtgattaattctgaattaaaaaatacattttaaaactttttgaataagaAGAATTAACCTtacaccaaaaatagttggataatttattcagttttcatagaagaaaaaaaagaaaaagggaaattttattttaaaaaaaggaaaaaagaggaattaagtAAAATTAAGAACAGGGGAAAGAGCCTGAAGCCAGTGATTTAAAAAACCCCGGTGAAAATTCTGCACAAGAAAGAATAAAGTTTAATGTTATTTCTCGTTTTAAAGCTTTTTGCAAAATTTCGTGaagcaagttgaatttttaagaatttatttttccaaacattttttttaacgtcTCTATAATTTGATTctacattttaataattgagCAATCGTAAGCGATTCACATTTGAAATTACTCATTCGTGAAATAGTAAAATGacgaaagtttgaaaataattctttaatttaaaatgtataaatttcgaATTATCAAAATTCAGTATTACAGTTCTGTTTCTGTAATATTTcaagtttgaaactttttatctGGTATTGAATCTATTtgaggaaaaattgaattttatttacctTCGACTTTTGAGCTTTCTATacgtttcccatttaaaaacgCTCCGCGGTCTCGTCTTGCCGTGAACAATTGTTCTAATAGTGGATTGTAGACGATGCCAATTTCGAGTTTCTTGTTGACAGCAAGCGCTACGGAAATACAGGTGTGTGGAAATGAGTGGACAAAGTTTGTAGTTCCGTCGATTGGATCAATTATCCACGTGGGCGTATCTGTCAGTTCAGGCAAGAAATTTGTCTCGGCAACCGTTTCTTCACCAATAAatctaaaagtatttaaattaattattgccaATCAACCTTCATGATTTTGTTAGagaaggaaaaaataattatattatttacttttattttttttaaaattaaattaaagaattgattaaaaatttgattacgcACTTGTGATCGGGAAATTCGTTTGATAATCCTGTTATAAGGATTTGTTCTACTTGTTTGTCATACACTGTCACTAAGTCCCAATTTCCCGCTTTTGTGTCGGTAAGTTTACCACCTTGGAATGCATTTCGAATCACCTGTAACAATCCCGAAgtagaaattcattaatttccggGATCACAgtacataacttttttttacttatgCCCCCCTCCCTTAAATTGGAAAcatgaaaactgaaaaatctaaaCTCGAAAATTTTGagccaattttttcatttaactactttttttaaggaggtttcaatctcttttttttaagaatcacaAACAAAAATTGGATAAATAAGAAGACAAGACGCTTTGAGTGACTCTTTTTTatgatatcaattaaaaatatttcctaaactatcaattttctaattttctaggTTTAAAGGACATTGCCGATAGTGAAAAAATCGCTAAAGATTCAATCGAGAAACTAAACCCGAATGATAAATCAATTCAGGCCAATATGCTctaaaatgaagggaaataaggCAATTTTTACGAACATAGAGGAATAGATTATTTCAAAAGACATGAATGTTCATACAAAATCTAATTCAATTTAATAAGTTTCGAGCtcaattctcgaccaaaaatgtaaaatttgatattacaaccaaaaaatatttttatttaaaataaaaaaacaatgaaattcatctaaaaatatgacttcttcacaaaaaagtgatttttcaaccaaattgtggagTTTCCAagtcaaaaaaaagaattataaaaaaaaaaaatcaatttccaaacctgaaatatgaattgttaacaaaaaagttaattgaaactATTATATAGTTAACATCTATacgaaaatagtttttattttgaacataaagacatgaatttttaacaaaacagttacattcttaattaattaattacaaattatgaatcttgaaaacagatgaattatttaaaaaaaagcagttt
This DNA window, taken from Belonocnema kinseyi isolate 2016_QV_RU_SX_M_011 chromosome 9, B_treatae_v1, whole genome shotgun sequence, encodes the following:
- the LOC117179922 gene encoding inositol monophosphatase 1-like isoform X1; this translates as MTSAQEINHCYDFALKLIIESAKVIRNAFQGGKLTDTKAGNWDLVTVYDKQVEQILITGLSNEFPDHKFIGEETVAETNFLPELTDTPTWIIDPIDGTTNFVHSFPHTCISVALAVNKKLEIGIVYNPLLEQLFTARRDRGAFLNGKRIESSKVEDLTQSLICIEASYATIENMRDTILGRLEAFVSIAHGIRTLGSAALTLCYVAMGAAEAYHSDNLYPWDVAAGVLMIREAGGSVIDTSGGEFNLMDPRVLAVGNHKLGKDVVKLIKHADAKTLKKKNAATEK
- the LOC117179922 gene encoding inositol monophosphatase 1-like isoform X2 — encoded protein: MTSAQEINHCYDFALKLIIESAKVIRNAFQGGKLTDTKAGNWDLVTVYDKQVEQILITGLSNEFPDHKFIGEETVAETNFLPELTDTPTWIIDPIDGTTNFVHSFPHTCISVALAVNKKLEIGIVYNPLLEQLFTARRDRGAFLNGKRIESSKVEDLTQSLICIEASYATIENMRDTILGRLEAFVSIAHGIRTLGSAALTLCYVAMGAAEAYHSDNLYPWDVAAGVLMIREAGGSVIDTSEIVPYRQ